A genomic window from Silene latifolia isolate original U9 population chromosome Y, ASM4854445v1, whole genome shotgun sequence includes:
- the LOC141632238 gene encoding uncharacterized protein LOC141632238: MGSSGFPVICLLHSVIGVTCGAMMMFYTKEISLLSHGKEIASRLQGSTPHDELLIQISNSFSGLLLFIIEFLLFMVVFVKDSRFQSFFAKGCVLLHLSMAVWRVYFQMNLEDLAADLPRQNVGDTMLALSWVLFLFYSWRKKYD; this comes from the exons ATGG GTTCTTCTGGTTTTCCTGTAATCTGTCTATTACATTCAGTAATTGGTGTAACTTGTGGTGCTATGATGATGTTTTATACAAAGGAGATCTCTTTACTTAGTCATGGTAAAGAAATAGCAAGTAGGCTTCAAGGGTCAACCCCACATGATGAGTTATTGATCCAAATATCGAATTCATTTTCCGGGCTGCTTCTCTTTATTATCGAGTTTCTGCTGTTCATGGTTGTATTTGTCAAGGATAGTAGATTTCAAAGCTTTTTTGCTAAAGGGTGTGTGCTCCTTCACCTTTCTATGGCTGTTTGGAGGGTTTACTTTCAGATGAATCTCGAGGATCTTGCAGCGGATTTGCCAAGGCAAAATGTTGGAGATACCATGTTAGCCCTTTCTTGGGTTTTGTTTCTTTTCTACTCTTGGCGCAAGAAGTATGATTAA